The Paucidesulfovibrio gracilis DSM 16080 genome window below encodes:
- a CDS encoding carbon starvation CstA family protein, with product MDALFMMLIAFFGYLIMYRLYGRYIGKKIFALSGDTKAPSVEFEDGYDFVPTKKEIIFGHHFTSIAGTGPIVGPAIAVIWGWLPAMIWIFFGSIIMGAVHDFGALILSMRNQGKSVSEFTAKYISPRTKIFFFVVVFLDLLIITAIFGLVIAVIFHMYPASVLPVWLEVPIAMGLGYMIYKKGVNSLTWSIGALILMYVTVVIGTYVPIDLPTIGGMPATGTWTLVLLAYAFIASTLPVTLLLQPRDFINSHQLVVALALMVVGVFAASFSSGGLEMVAPAVQAHPDGAPSMIPFLFITIACGAISGFHSLVSSGTTSKQVRSEEDSLFVGYGGMLTEATLSTLVIVAVAAGIGLGYTTKDGAALTGLAAWTTHYSSWAAAAGLGSKVAAFVVGAANMIETIGLPHNVALAIMGVFVASFAGTTMDTATRIERYALTELFSSTPLSGLFNNKFFSTAVAVFLAGCLAFSSGANGKGALALWPLFGCVNQILAALVLTTVTVYLKRRGGLAWLISGLPALFLASMTIWAIFINQGIYAAKDNMLLMTLNMLVLGVSIWVILEGLVRFFKTDGSEAMRDAG from the coding sequence ATGGACGCCTTGTTCATGATGCTGATCGCATTTTTTGGCTATCTGATCATGTACCGGCTCTATGGTCGGTACATTGGGAAAAAGATTTTCGCCCTTTCCGGCGACACCAAAGCCCCGTCCGTGGAATTTGAGGACGGCTACGACTTCGTACCAACGAAAAAAGAAATCATCTTCGGTCACCATTTTACGTCCATCGCGGGTACCGGTCCCATCGTGGGTCCGGCCATCGCGGTCATTTGGGGCTGGCTGCCGGCCATGATCTGGATCTTCTTCGGCAGCATCATCATGGGTGCGGTGCACGACTTCGGCGCGCTGATCCTGTCCATGCGCAACCAGGGCAAGTCCGTATCCGAATTCACGGCCAAGTACATCAGCCCGCGCACCAAGATTTTCTTCTTTGTGGTGGTCTTCCTTGATCTGCTGATCATCACCGCCATCTTCGGTCTGGTCATTGCCGTGATCTTCCACATGTACCCCGCGTCCGTGCTCCCGGTGTGGCTGGAAGTGCCCATCGCCATGGGTCTCGGCTACATGATCTACAAGAAGGGCGTGAACAGCCTGACCTGGTCCATCGGCGCACTGATTCTCATGTACGTCACGGTGGTCATCGGCACCTACGTGCCCATTGACCTGCCCACCATCGGTGGCATGCCCGCCACCGGAACCTGGACCCTGGTGCTGCTGGCCTACGCCTTTATCGCCTCGACCCTGCCCGTGACCCTGCTGCTCCAGCCGCGTGACTTCATCAACTCCCACCAGCTGGTGGTGGCCCTGGCCCTTATGGTCGTGGGCGTGTTTGCGGCTTCGTTCAGCTCCGGCGGTCTGGAAATGGTAGCCCCGGCGGTGCAGGCGCATCCGGACGGCGCTCCGTCCATGATCCCGTTCCTGTTTATCACCATCGCCTGCGGCGCCATCTCCGGCTTCCACTCCCTGGTTTCCTCCGGCACCACCTCCAAGCAGGTGCGTAGTGAAGAGGACTCCCTGTTCGTGGGATACGGCGGCATGCTCACCGAAGCGACCCTCTCCACCCTGGTCATCGTGGCCGTGGCCGCGGGCATCGGCCTGGGCTACACCACCAAGGACGGCGCGGCCCTCACCGGTCTGGCCGCCTGGACCACGCACTACTCCTCCTGGGCCGCGGCCGCTGGTCTCGGTTCCAAGGTGGCGGCCTTTGTGGTCGGCGCTGCCAACATGATCGAAACCATTGGCCTGCCGCATAACGTGGCCCTGGCCATCATGGGCGTGTTCGTGGCTTCCTTCGCCGGAACCACCATGGATACGGCCACCCGCATCGAGCGGTACGCGCTGACCGAGCTGTTCAGCTCCACACCGCTCAGCGGCCTGTTCAACAACAAGTTCTTCTCCACTGCCGTGGCCGTGTTCCTGGCCGGTTGCCTGGCCTTCAGCTCCGGTGCCAACGGCAAGGGCGCTCTGGCGCTGTGGCCCCTGTTCGGTTGCGTGAACCAGATTCTCGCGGCCCTGGTGCTCACCACGGTCACCGTGTACCTGAAGCGGCGCGGCGGCCTGGCCTGGCTCATCTCCGGTCTTCCGGCCCTGTTCCTGGCCTCCATGACCATCTGGGCCATCTTCATCAACCAGGGCATCTACGCGGCCAAGGACAACATGCTGCTGATGACCTTGAACATGCTGGTGCTCGGCGTGTCCATCTGGGTCATCCTTGAGGGATTGGTCCGGTTCTTCAAGACCGATGGCTCTGAAGCCATGCGCGACGCCGGCTAG